The following proteins come from a genomic window of Pseudomonas sp. MAG733B:
- a CDS encoding YceI family protein has protein sequence MNSRFPRFTVLVAVLAIGGLSSACAVEYADVNPTASKISFTYDQMGARVYGTFSKFEGTLDFDTARPEEAHAKLTIDLASIDVDSDDARTELPKPAWFDTAAYPQANFESTRIKDLANNRYLITGNLTLRGLTREVDVPVQLKAEGGIGIFVGELTLKRNDFKIGEGEWADSFVSNEINIQFRMVTPQR, from the coding sequence ATGAACTCTCGATTCCCTCGATTCACTGTATTAGTAGCCGTCCTCGCGATTGGCGGTTTATCCAGCGCCTGCGCGGTCGAGTACGCGGACGTGAATCCGACAGCCAGTAAAATCAGTTTCACATACGATCAGATGGGCGCGCGGGTGTATGGCACGTTCAGCAAGTTTGAGGGGACCCTCGATTTCGATACCGCGCGTCCCGAAGAAGCTCACGCGAAGCTGACCATCGACCTTGCCAGCATCGATGTCGACAGCGATGACGCCAGGACCGAACTGCCCAAGCCCGCCTGGTTCGATACGGCGGCTTATCCGCAGGCGAACTTTGAATCGACGCGAATCAAAGACCTCGCCAATAACCGCTATTTGATCACCGGCAACCTCACGCTGCGGGGGCTGACCCGCGAAGTGGATGTGCCGGTCCAGCTCAAGGCCGAAGGCGGCATCGGTATCTTCGTCGGCGAACTGACGCTCAAGCGCAACGACTTCAAGATCGGGGAGGGTGAGTGGGCCGACAGCTTTGTTTCCAACGAGATTAATATCCAGTTTCGGATGGTTACGCCGCAGCGCTAG
- a CDS encoding alpha/beta hydrolase — MNKLLSALALGCALGLSLSNAVHAAESASYSEEQVSVAYRSIKVDDLTIFYREAGSPNAPTLLLLHGFPSSSRMFDPLLARLAQHYHLVAPDYPGFGHSDAPDAKAFAYTFDHLASVMEHFTEALGLNQYSLYVQDYGGPVGFRMMLAHPERLQALIVQNAVAHEDGLGPLWQKRREFWANRAANEAGLRASFFSLATTRQRHVGANPAVEVFNPDLWTDEFSFLNQPGQSDIQSDLFYDYRNNVASYPKWQAWLRAHQPPTLVVWGKFDPSFDVAETEAYRRDLPNAEIHVLEAGHFALDEKPGEIAGLVGDFLGRHVAK, encoded by the coding sequence ATGAACAAACTGCTGTCTGCCCTGGCCCTCGGTTGCGCTTTGGGCCTGTCGCTGTCCAACGCCGTGCATGCTGCCGAATCGGCAAGCTATTCGGAGGAACAGGTGTCGGTTGCCTACCGCAGTATCAAGGTCGATGACCTGACGATTTTCTATCGTGAAGCCGGTTCGCCGAATGCGCCAACGTTGTTGTTGCTGCACGGTTTTCCCAGTTCTTCGCGTATGTTTGACCCGCTGCTGGCACGGCTGGCGCAGCACTATCATTTGGTGGCGCCGGACTATCCGGGGTTTGGTCATAGCGATGCGCCGGATGCGAAGGCGTTTGCCTACACGTTCGATCACCTGGCCAGTGTGATGGAGCATTTCACCGAAGCCCTCGGCCTGAACCAATACTCGCTGTATGTGCAGGATTACGGCGGCCCGGTCGGGTTCCGAATGATGCTCGCCCATCCCGAACGTCTGCAGGCGCTGATCGTTCAGAATGCGGTGGCTCATGAGGATGGGCTGGGGCCGCTGTGGCAGAAGCGGCGTGAGTTTTGGGCCAATCGAGCCGCGAACGAGGCGGGTTTGCGGGCGAGTTTTTTCTCGTTGGCGACCACCCGACAACGGCATGTCGGCGCCAATCCTGCGGTTGAGGTTTTCAACCCGGATTTGTGGACCGACGAATTCAGTTTCCTGAACCAGCCAGGACAGTCGGATATCCAGAGTGACCTGTTCTATGACTACCGCAACAACGTGGCCAGCTATCCGAAGTGGCAAGCCTGGCTGCGCGCGCATCAACCGCCGACGCTAGTGGTGTGGGGCAAGTTTGATCCGTCGTTCGATGTTGCCGAAACCGAGGCTTATCGACGGGATCTGCCCAATGCCGAAATTCATGTACTGGAGGCGGGGCATTTTGCGCTGGATGAAAAGCCTGGGGAAATTGCGGGATTGGTGGGGGATTTTCTTGGCAGGCATGTAGCGAAGTAA
- a CDS encoding MATE family efflux transporter, protein MQTPAQSQRPLWKIYLLFLAPMVLSNFLQSMSGTVNSIYIGQMLGTQALAAVSGMFPIVFFFIALVIGLGAGAGVLIGQAWGARETHLVKAIAGATLFLGLLIGLVAAVVGSVFARSSLVGLGTPVDVLDDAVAYAHVMLWFMPSLLVFVLFTQLLRGVSDTLSPLLALVVSTVIGLALTPALIRGWLGLPPMGIQSAAFAGLAGNLVAMGWLAWRLIRRGHPLAPDREFFAAMKLDWAILGKVLRIGLPTGLQMVVLSLSELVILALVNQHGSQATAAYGAVTQIVNYVQFPALSIAITASILGAQAIGAGRIERIGPILKTGLMINVCLTGGLIVLGYLLSSWLLASFLTEEATLNMAEHLLHIMLWSLLVFGFQAIIGGIMRASGTVMVPVAISIVCVVCVQLPVAYLLDARFGLQGVWMAFPVAYLGMLALQTLYYKLVWQHQKIERLV, encoded by the coding sequence ATGCAAACCCCAGCGCAATCCCAACGCCCACTCTGGAAAATCTACCTGCTTTTCCTGGCGCCCATGGTCCTGTCGAACTTCCTGCAATCCATGTCCGGCACCGTCAACAGTATCTACATCGGCCAGATGCTCGGCACTCAAGCCTTGGCGGCTGTGTCCGGCATGTTTCCCATCGTGTTTTTCTTCATCGCTCTGGTCATCGGTTTGGGCGCGGGCGCAGGCGTGTTGATCGGGCAGGCGTGGGGGGCGCGGGAGACGCATTTGGTGAAGGCGATTGCCGGGGCGACGTTGTTTTTGGGGCTGTTGATCGGGTTGGTGGCGGCGGTGGTGGGGAGTGTGTTTGCGCGGTCTTCTCTGGTGGGGTTGGGGACGCCGGTTGATGTGCTGGACGATGCGGTGGCGTATGCGCATGTGATGTTGTGGTTCATGCCGTCGCTGTTGGTGTTTGTGTTGTTCACGCAGTTGCTGCGCGGGGTGAGCGACACGCTGTCGCCGTTGTTGGCGCTGGTGGTGTCGACGGTTATCGGTCTGGCGCTGACGCCGGCGTTGATTCGCGGGTGGTTGGGGTTGCCGCCGATGGGGATTCAGAGTGCGGCGTTTGCCGGGTTGGCGGGCAACCTGGTGGCGATGGGGTGGCTGGCGTGGCGCTTGATTCGTCGCGGGCATCCGTTGGCGCCGGACCGCGAGTTTTTTGCGGCGATGAAGCTGGATTGGGCGATCCTCGGCAAGGTGTTGCGCATCGGTTTGCCCACCGGGTTGCAGATGGTGGTGTTGTCGCTGTCAGAGCTGGTGATTCTGGCGCTGGTAAACCAGCACGGGTCCCAGGCGACGGCGGCGTATGGCGCGGTGACGCAGATCGTCAATTACGTGCAGTTCCCGGCGCTGTCGATTGCGATCACGGCGTCGATCCTCGGCGCGCAGGCGATCGGGGCAGGACGCATTGAGCGCATCGGGCCGATCTTGAAGACCGGGTTGATGATCAACGTGTGCCTGACCGGCGGGTTGATTGTGCTCGGGTACTTGTTGTCGAGTTGGTTGCTGGCGTCGTTCCTCACCGAAGAGGCGACGTTGAATATGGCTGAGCACCTGTTGCACATCATGCTTTGGAGCCTGTTGGTGTTCGGCTTCCAGGCGATTATCGGCGGGATCATGCGCGCCAGCGGCACGGTGATGGTGCCGGTGGCGATCTCGATTGTGTGCGTGGTGTGTGTGCAGTTGCCGGTGGCTTATCTGCTGGATGCGCGGTTCGGGTTGCAAGGGGTGTGGATGGCGTTTCCGGTGGCGTATCTGGGGATGCTGGCGTTGCAGACGCTGTATTACAAATTGGTGTGGCAGCATCAGAAGATTGAGCGGTTGGTGTAG
- a CDS encoding DUF3616 domain-containing protein has product MSCIGKVLLKFDSQFDVNEKKKLRDGLSAVLQIDQTLWLANDETLSLERLTVTSQAAVGELIYAGHQQFALNELLDLPSPPTSPQEFEEADIEGLAYDEAEHYLWLIGSHSLKRKQADAGKTDRENIERLSKVSNDGNRYLLARIPVVEEGGTLQLVRTATDSQRTAALLRGEQSLNALTKALKHDEHLRDFFAIPGKDNGFDIEGLAVAGKRLFIGLRGPVLRGWAIILEIEPRIDEHDSYSMNLANIGEDCHLYNKHFLQLDGLGIRDLCVDGNDLLILAGPTMDLDGPVTVSRWVNGVQTTGDSVVPRENLVKVLDVPFGQRGDHGEGMTLFSAGDGSGSQLLLVYDSPLGRGSGGSVEADIFGLK; this is encoded by the coding sequence ATGAGTTGTATAGGGAAAGTGTTACTCAAGTTTGACAGTCAATTTGATGTGAATGAAAAAAAGAAGCTACGTGATGGATTATCAGCGGTGTTGCAGATCGACCAGACGCTTTGGCTCGCCAATGATGAAACGCTGAGCCTGGAGCGGCTTACCGTGACGAGTCAGGCAGCGGTTGGTGAGTTGATTTATGCGGGGCATCAGCAGTTTGCGCTGAACGAACTGCTGGATCTGCCCTCTCCGCCAACGTCGCCGCAAGAGTTCGAAGAGGCTGATATAGAAGGGCTCGCCTATGACGAGGCCGAACATTATCTGTGGTTGATTGGTTCCCATAGCTTGAAACGCAAGCAAGCAGACGCCGGAAAAACGGACAGAGAGAATATCGAACGTCTCAGCAAAGTGAGCAATGACGGGAATCGTTACCTATTGGCCCGGATTCCAGTGGTGGAAGAAGGCGGTACCTTGCAACTTGTGCGCACGGCTACGGATTCGCAAAGAACCGCCGCACTGTTGCGCGGGGAACAGTCGTTGAATGCGCTGACCAAAGCGCTCAAGCATGATGAACACCTGCGTGACTTTTTTGCCATTCCTGGTAAGGACAACGGTTTTGATATCGAAGGCCTGGCTGTTGCCGGCAAGCGGCTTTTTATTGGCTTGCGTGGGCCGGTATTAAGAGGGTGGGCCATCATCCTTGAAATTGAGCCGAGAATAGATGAACACGATAGTTACTCAATGAACCTGGCGAATATTGGCGAGGATTGTCACCTGTATAACAAGCACTTCCTTCAACTGGATGGCTTGGGAATCCGCGATCTGTGCGTGGACGGAAATGATCTGCTGATTCTTGCCGGACCCACCATGGATCTTGATGGCCCGGTAACGGTCAGTCGTTGGGTAAATGGCGTGCAAACGACAGGCGATAGTGTGGTCCCCAGAGAAAATCTCGTAAAAGTCCTGGATGTCCCATTTGGCCAAAGAGGTGACCATGGTGAAGGCATGACACTTTTCTCGGCGGGCGATGGCTCCGGATCACAGTTGCTTTTGGTGTATGACTCCCCTCTGGGGCGTGGAAGTGGCGGTAGTGTGGAGGCAGATATTTTCGGCCTGAAATAG
- a CDS encoding multicopper oxidase domain-containing protein: MKRATPPFNPMVCLRRSGVASAMLMTLATANAVPLDDVNEPPPTDPSAYYPLPADPVAAAAALEALKGMPEANQGAIAYPNGVYGDRNSPRAENVLPPSLQTSFNYPTNGKPSPLFGALPYTQQLLLFEEFGTEKLDPTLPAPPLTFPVPSVGPLPQQDPDNVARSGPSATALEAFMRQPGLYPFPSQFSNVLDRNPWKAQIEAFLNRHPVGSPAEGRPPGKGWSHQRWNEFYPQVAFKTVQAGAKLNGGMRDRRQLHNYAVGEFGPGGLYYQTSDIPTTTGTTKGIDTRFHPNFPIQNHNALWTFDGTFPPKLLMVRYGQPVLMRHYNALPIDPAANMGFGLHTISTHEHNGHSPAESDGYTNAFFFPGQYYDYRWPLQLAGYDTINTDAHDPRAAFPCAPGETLFVNDANPGLKTCDNGSIKIRGDWRETMSTHWFHDHMLDFTAQNVYKGNAVMMNYYSALDRGNEALEDGVNLRLPSGSALPWGNRDYDVNLVVADKAWDGNGQLWFNPFNTDGFLGDQILVNWQYEPRLKVRARSYRFRILNGSVSRYFRIALVREVAGNSGEYPGPAGSNVSYTRVPFHMIGNDGNLMEHAIPFDGSLDLDGDGDKQNHNAILPTQGIAERYDIIVNFAKNGIKTGDKLYFVNLMEHKTGKGPEKNGLSLADVLSEKYKAVIKQGSKGPEWDKGDPVVGKFMQMIVQPYTGTDVSMNPADYEPAKPGKAAGKTMIPLTLNRDDPQVQAKLKLARHREFIFGRSDGTDEAPWTIKTDGGFGYSMDPRRLNAAPQLANGPTDGGYVGDGTLEVWKIKNGGNGWNHPVHVHFEEGIVLSRDGKAPPEWEKWARKDVYRIGEGIDSSVDVEMAIHFREFAGTYMEHCHNTQHEDSSMLLRWDIEHPGQFQLMPTPLPGWDGVTYVNSAALPTFRNGDGNGNDDDDDDNEGQNKKPIANADSAASNNGQPVTINVLANDTDPDGNVPLKVVGLAQPDSGQGTVSTDGVRVIYTPPATVTAPFTATFTYQASDAKNAVSEPATVSVAVTGAAVDEDLAVTSASVTSRSNSRYTWDLAGTTSRGTGNTLTVTVSTTAGPLSLGNAILTPTGTGARWRVSVSTTGAGPTPSPTATIRSAFGQAVTVPITAK; the protein is encoded by the coding sequence ATGAAACGTGCAACACCACCGTTCAACCCGATGGTTTGTCTGCGCAGGTCCGGCGTGGCCTCTGCGATGCTCATGACGTTGGCCACGGCCAACGCCGTACCGCTCGACGACGTCAACGAGCCACCACCAACAGACCCCTCGGCCTACTACCCTCTGCCCGCTGATCCGGTAGCTGCCGCAGCCGCGCTCGAGGCATTGAAAGGCATGCCCGAAGCCAACCAGGGCGCGATCGCCTATCCCAACGGCGTGTACGGCGACCGCAACTCACCGCGCGCAGAAAACGTGCTGCCGCCGAGTCTGCAGACCTCGTTCAATTACCCCACCAACGGCAAACCCAGCCCGTTGTTCGGGGCGCTACCGTACACCCAGCAATTATTGCTGTTCGAAGAATTCGGTACGGAAAAACTCGACCCTACCCTTCCGGCACCGCCGCTGACATTCCCGGTGCCCTCTGTCGGTCCGTTGCCACAACAGGACCCGGACAACGTCGCCCGCAGCGGACCGTCCGCCACGGCGCTGGAAGCCTTCATGCGTCAACCCGGGTTGTACCCGTTTCCGTCACAGTTCTCCAACGTACTGGACCGCAACCCGTGGAAAGCGCAAATCGAAGCCTTCCTCAACCGCCACCCGGTCGGCTCGCCGGCCGAGGGGCGCCCACCAGGAAAGGGTTGGTCGCATCAACGCTGGAACGAGTTCTACCCGCAGGTCGCCTTCAAGACCGTGCAAGCGGGCGCAAAACTCAACGGCGGCATGCGCGATCGGCGGCAACTGCACAACTATGCCGTCGGTGAATTCGGGCCTGGCGGGCTGTACTACCAGACCTCGGACATCCCGACCACGACAGGCACGACCAAAGGTATCGACACTCGTTTCCACCCCAATTTTCCGATACAGAATCACAACGCGCTGTGGACCTTCGACGGCACCTTTCCGCCAAAACTGCTGATGGTGCGTTACGGTCAACCAGTGCTGATGCGGCACTACAACGCGCTGCCGATCGACCCGGCGGCCAACATGGGTTTTGGCCTGCACACCATCAGCACCCACGAACACAACGGCCACTCCCCGGCTGAAAGCGACGGCTACACCAACGCGTTCTTCTTTCCGGGCCAGTACTACGACTATCGCTGGCCGCTGCAACTGGCCGGTTACGACACCATCAACACCGACGCCCATGACCCGCGCGCGGCGTTCCCCTGCGCGCCGGGCGAAACCCTGTTCGTCAACGATGCCAACCCGGGCCTCAAGACCTGCGACAACGGCAGCATCAAGATCCGTGGCGACTGGCGCGAAACCATGAGCACCCACTGGTTCCACGACCACATGCTCGATTTCACCGCGCAAAACGTCTACAAGGGCAACGCGGTGATGATGAACTACTACAGCGCCCTCGACCGTGGCAACGAAGCGCTGGAAGACGGCGTCAACCTGCGCCTGCCCAGCGGTTCGGCGCTGCCTTGGGGTAACCGCGACTACGACGTCAACCTGGTGGTGGCCGACAAGGCCTGGGACGGCAATGGTCAACTGTGGTTCAACCCGTTCAACACCGACGGCTTTCTCGGCGACCAGATCCTGGTCAACTGGCAGTACGAACCGCGCCTGAAAGTGCGGGCGCGCAGCTATCGATTCCGCATTCTCAACGGCTCGGTGTCGCGCTACTTCCGGATCGCACTGGTGCGTGAAGTCGCCGGCAACAGTGGCGAATATCCAGGGCCGGCAGGTTCCAACGTGTCTTATACCCGCGTGCCATTCCACATGATCGGCAACGACGGCAACCTCATGGAACACGCCATACCGTTCGACGGCAGCTTGGATCTGGACGGCGACGGCGATAAGCAGAACCACAACGCGATCCTGCCGACCCAAGGCATCGCCGAACGCTACGACATCATCGTCAACTTCGCAAAAAACGGGATCAAGACCGGCGACAAGCTGTACTTTGTCAACCTGATGGAACACAAGACCGGCAAGGGTCCGGAGAAAAACGGCCTGAGCCTGGCTGACGTGCTGTCCGAGAAGTACAAAGCGGTGATCAAGCAAGGCAGCAAAGGTCCGGAGTGGGACAAAGGCGACCCGGTGGTCGGCAAGTTCATGCAAATGATCGTGCAGCCCTACACCGGCACGGATGTCAGCATGAACCCCGCCGACTATGAACCCGCCAAACCGGGTAAAGCCGCCGGCAAAACCATGATCCCGCTGACCCTCAACCGTGACGATCCGCAGGTCCAGGCCAAGCTCAAACTGGCACGGCACCGCGAGTTCATTTTCGGCCGCTCCGACGGCACTGATGAAGCGCCGTGGACCATCAAGACTGACGGCGGTTTCGGCTACAGCATGGACCCTCGCCGGCTCAACGCGGCCCCGCAACTGGCCAACGGCCCGACCGATGGCGGCTACGTCGGCGACGGTACGCTGGAAGTGTGGAAAATCAAGAACGGCGGCAACGGCTGGAATCACCCGGTACACGTGCATTTCGAGGAAGGCATCGTCCTCAGCCGCGACGGCAAGGCGCCACCGGAATGGGAAAAATGGGCACGCAAGGACGTGTATCGCATCGGCGAAGGCATCGACAGTTCAGTCGATGTGGAAATGGCGATTCACTTCCGCGAGTTCGCCGGGACCTACATGGAGCACTGCCACAACACTCAGCACGAGGACTCTTCGATGCTGCTGCGTTGGGATATCGAGCATCCAGGGCAGTTCCAGTTGATGCCAACGCCGCTGCCGGGTTGGGACGGTGTCACCTACGTCAACTCCGCCGCACTGCCGACCTTCCGCAATGGCGATGGCAACGGTAATGATGACGACGATGACGACAACGAAGGCCAGAACAAGAAACCGATTGCCAACGCCGACAGTGCCGCCAGCAACAATGGCCAGCCGGTGACCATCAACGTCCTGGCCAACGACACTGATCCGGATGGCAACGTGCCGTTGAAAGTGGTCGGTCTGGCGCAACCGGACTCCGGTCAGGGCACGGTCAGCACCGACGGCGTCCGCGTGATCTACACGCCACCGGCCACCGTCACGGCGCCGTTCACCGCGACCTTCACCTATCAGGCCAGCGACGCCAAGAACGCGGTCTCGGAACCGGCAACGGTCTCCGTGGCGGTCACAGGGGCGGCGGTCGACGAAGACCTGGCGGTCACCAGCGCCTCGGTCACCTCCCGTAGCAACAGCCGCTACACCTGGGACCTGGCGGGTACTACGTCACGCGGCACCGGCAATACGCTGACCGTGACCGTGTCCACCACCGCCGGCCCGCTCAGCCTCGGCAACGCGATCCTCACGCCAACCGGCACCGGAGCGCGCTGGAGAGTGTCGGTCAGCACCACCGGCGCCGGCCCGACACCGAGCCCGACCGCGACCATACGCTCGGCCTTCGGGCAGGCGGTGACAGTGCCGATAACGGCGAAGTGA
- a CDS encoding DUF2235 domain-containing protein — MPKKIIVAFDGTWNLPDQAPEIDGDASTNVVKLHDAILSSQKDGTVQKKIYVTGVGTDWYDKLEGGAFGVGLSKKIKEGYVALAKSYEEGDQVFIFGFSRGAYSARSLVGLIRNVGLLTKKHIDRIDEAYTLYRTRDSSADTENARFFRESYSREIDIHFLGIWDTVGALGVPFKSAEWFNHKYYEFHDTELSGIVRNAFHAIAIDEHRANYECTLWDPIAKPNQVMEQVWFCGAHANVGGGYADNNLSDVPLRWMANKAMDCGLELNPKKLPRQSNALSDITDSYKDFLGGTYRLLNARYFRPIGKTPFGQECFDDSVQQRVVASGTYRPKNHVDVYLAGTYRPVNKIG, encoded by the coding sequence ATGCCAAAAAAAATCATCGTCGCATTCGATGGCACCTGGAACTTGCCTGATCAGGCGCCGGAGATCGATGGCGACGCCAGCACCAATGTGGTCAAGCTCCATGACGCGATCCTGTCCAGTCAGAAGGACGGGACGGTGCAGAAGAAAATCTATGTCACCGGCGTGGGCACCGACTGGTACGACAAACTCGAGGGTGGGGCGTTCGGGGTCGGCCTGTCGAAGAAAATCAAGGAAGGCTACGTCGCGTTGGCCAAAAGCTACGAAGAGGGCGATCAGGTTTTCATTTTCGGTTTCAGTCGCGGGGCCTATTCCGCACGAAGCCTGGTGGGGCTGATCCGCAATGTCGGGTTGCTGACGAAAAAGCACATCGACCGTATCGATGAGGCCTACACCTTGTACCGCACCCGCGATTCAAGCGCGGATACAGAGAACGCCCGGTTCTTCCGCGAGAGTTACTCCCGGGAAATCGACATCCACTTTCTGGGTATCTGGGACACGGTCGGTGCGCTGGGTGTGCCGTTCAAATCAGCTGAGTGGTTCAACCACAAATACTACGAATTTCACGACACTGAACTCAGCGGGATCGTACGCAATGCCTTCCATGCCATCGCCATTGATGAACATCGGGCCAATTACGAATGCACACTGTGGGACCCGATTGCCAAGCCGAATCAGGTGATGGAGCAGGTCTGGTTTTGCGGCGCGCATGCCAATGTGGGGGGCGGTTACGCCGATAACAATCTGTCGGATGTTCCGCTGCGGTGGATGGCCAATAAAGCCATGGATTGCGGGCTGGAACTGAACCCGAAGAAGCTCCCCCGACAGTCAAACGCACTGTCCGACATCACTGACTCCTACAAAGACTTCCTCGGTGGTACTTACCGATTGTTGAACGCGCGCTATTTCCGGCCTATCGGCAAGACACCATTCGGCCAAGAGTGTTTCGATGACAGCGTGCAGCAACGGGTGGTCGCTTCGGGAACGTATCGGCCGAAAAATCATGTGGATGTGTATTTGGCGGGGACTTACAGGCCGGTGAATAAGATCGGGTGA
- a CDS encoding phosphoribosyltransferase yields MDPSLPTILQNRAAAGRRLVEPLLQYAHRSDVIVLALPRGGVPVAYEVATALGVRLDLMLVRKLGVPSHQEFAMGAIASGGIQILNEQALRAHPIDKAAFDAVVARESKELLRREQAYRGNRAPLQLKDQVVILVDDGLATGASMMAAIQAARVHAPSRIVVAVPVAPIETAEALRSEVDELVCPLMPDWMMSIGYWYMDFSQTTDREVVELLQRAWGKEAS; encoded by the coding sequence ATGGACCCCTCATTGCCAACCATCCTGCAAAACCGCGCCGCCGCCGGGCGGCGGCTGGTGGAACCGCTGCTTCAATACGCCCATCGATCTGACGTTATCGTCCTGGCCTTGCCCCGTGGCGGGGTGCCGGTGGCTTATGAAGTGGCCACGGCTCTCGGCGTGCGCCTCGATCTGATGCTGGTGCGCAAGCTCGGGGTGCCGTCGCATCAAGAGTTCGCCATGGGCGCGATTGCCAGTGGCGGCATCCAGATTCTCAATGAGCAGGCGCTAAGGGCACACCCCATTGATAAAGCCGCGTTCGATGCCGTGGTTGCCCGCGAAAGCAAAGAATTGCTGCGCCGTGAGCAGGCGTATCGCGGCAACCGCGCACCGCTGCAACTCAAGGATCAGGTGGTGATCCTGGTCGACGATGGCCTGGCGACTGGCGCGTCGATGATGGCGGCGATCCAGGCTGCGCGGGTGCATGCGCCATCACGGATTGTCGTCGCCGTACCGGTGGCGCCGATTGAAACCGCCGAGGCGTTGCGCAGCGAAGTGGATGAGCTGGTCTGCCCGCTGATGCCTGACTGGATGATGTCGATCGGTTATTGGTACATGGATTTTTCCCAGACGACGGATCGGGAAGTCGTGGAGCTGTTGCAACGGGCGTGGGGGAAAGAGGCCAGCTGA
- a CDS encoding peptidoglycan recognition family protein — protein MATPKQPLWTELKATYINSGRTGILGIVLHDTAGSGKHNDTLYLQNPQDGRKVSTDFTVERDGSIWKLNPDLPKYYCNHAGRATQWRTYKNAAVNRVTLGIEIVQSSKLALTPLYPDEQVRSVASLCAWITSAFGLTASDITTHRQIITDGSRSDPRKFPFDDELGFWHYYWDAYGKSDNFIASLAGHNG, from the coding sequence ATGGCGACCCCAAAGCAACCCTTGTGGACAGAATTGAAGGCGACTTACATAAACTCAGGTCGTACTGGCATTTTAGGTATTGTTCTGCATGATACGGCCGGTAGCGGCAAGCACAACGATACTCTGTATCTCCAAAACCCACAGGATGGGCGAAAGGTGAGTACAGACTTCACCGTTGAACGAGATGGTTCGATATGGAAACTGAATCCTGACTTGCCCAAGTATTATTGCAATCATGCGGGCAGGGCGACGCAATGGCGAACCTACAAGAATGCTGCCGTTAATCGAGTCACTCTGGGTATTGAAATCGTTCAAAGCAGCAAGCTTGCCTTAACTCCCTTGTACCCCGATGAGCAGGTTAGATCTGTTGCGAGTCTTTGCGCCTGGATCACTTCTGCTTTCGGACTTACAGCATCTGATATTACAACCCATCGGCAAATCATCACGGATGGATCGCGTTCAGATCCCCGGAAATTTCCATTCGATGATGAACTTGGCTTTTGGCACTATTACTGGGATGCGTATGGTAAGTCTGACAACTTTATAGCTTCACTTGCGGGGCACAACGGGTGA